TATCACACCAACCATTACCTCGAGATACTTACTAACGAGAATCCTAACATTAACAGCATTAATATAACCCATTAAGAAATCAAGTGGGGTCAATGCCAATGGTAATATCACAGTAAATACTACAAAAACATACATGATCAATAACGCAACACCCTCATTACTCATAATCCACCACCTTCAATATCGGCATATTAAATTTAAAGTAATTTAATACACGTATTTTAAATGATCCCTATAAACACATGATTCACATACTCATTGTATAAATACCAAGACATTCCTAACTATTTGCCTAGTAAATTTAAAATAACAAAGAAACCTTACTTAAATGTATGGCTGCTTACTGAGTCGTAGTATGCCAATAACAATTCCATCAATAGGAGAAAAATTCCCCGAGCTAAATGTAGTGACTACACACGGACCAATGAAACTGCCGGATGCCTTCAAGGGCAAGTGGTTCATACTCTTCAGCCATCCAGGTGACTTCACGCCAGTATGTACCACAGAGTTCGTGAGCTTTGCCAAGCACTACGACGACTTCAAGAAGTTAAATACTGAGTTGATAGGACTTAGTGTTGATACGGACATCAGCCACATTGAGTGGGTGCAGTGGATTGAGAAGTCTTTAGGCGTTAAAATACCATTCCCAATAATCGCCGATCCACTGGGCAACGTCTCAAAGGTCTTAGGAGGGTTACATGCAGAGTCGGGTACAACTACTGTTAGGATAGTATTCATAGTTGATGACAAAGCGACAATAAGAACAATACTGTATTACCCACTGGAACTTGGTAGGAACATACCAGAGATACTCAGAATAGTTAGGTCGTTACAGCTCATTGATAAGTATGGTGTTGTTATGCCGGCGAATTGGCCGTACAACGAGATAATTGGCGAAAATGTGCTGAATCCACCACCGCACCATGTTGAGGAGGCTCCAAAGAGACTCCAGCAGTATAAGGGCTATGCTTGGTGGTTAACCTACAAGGAGTTGCCGAAGGATGAGGTTGAGGAGACCAAGAGGATTATTAAGATTAGAATTGAGTAAAATTATTAATGTTGTTGATCTTAAAAATATAAATAAGTCATTATTTTATGAATTCTTGGACTTCTCATGAAGTTTAAGGGAGAGACCTTGTTTGGAAGTGGCATTATTAATGGTGAATTGGTGGTTTATCGCGAGTCACTTTCCTTTCTTGGGGATGTTGATGGTAAGAGCGGTACCATAAGGACCATTAACACTAGTATTGTGGGTAAGATACTGGTAATACCGAATTCGAGGGGTTCTACCGTAGGTCCCTACGTCATGTACCAACTGAGTAAGTATGGCAAGGCACCATTGGCAATACTTAGCGTTAAGGCAGATACCATGCTCATCATTGGCGCCATTATGGCACAAATACCAATAATGACCAATTTACCCAAGGAAATACTCAATCTGAGTAGTGGAATTACGGCACGTGTAGACTTAGATAAGGGTGAGATTTATGTCAGTGAGTCCTGAGGCTAGGCTGGCATTATTATTACTTGAGGAACTTGAGTTAAGGAACGGTAAGGCAAAACTTAGGTACTTAAAGGTGTATAGAATGATGATGTATTGGCTCGGTC
This is a stretch of genomic DNA from Vulcanisaeta moutnovskia 768-28. It encodes these proteins:
- a CDS encoding peroxiredoxin; the protein is MPITIPSIGEKFPELNVVTTHGPMKLPDAFKGKWFILFSHPGDFTPVCTTEFVSFAKHYDDFKKLNTELIGLSVDTDISHIEWVQWIEKSLGVKIPFPIIADPLGNVSKVLGGLHAESGTTTVRIVFIVDDKATIRTILYYPLELGRNIPEILRIVRSLQLIDKYGVVMPANWPYNEIIGENVLNPPPHHVEEAPKRLQQYKGYAWWLTYKELPKDEVEETKRIIKIRIE
- a CDS encoding aconitase X swivel domain-containing protein — its product is MKFKGETLFGSGIINGELVVYRESLSFLGDVDGKSGTIRTINTSIVGKILVIPNSRGSTVGPYVMYQLSKYGKAPLAILSVKADTMLIIGAIMAQIPIMTNLPKEILNLSSGITARVDLDKGEIYVSES